Part of the bacterium genome is shown below.
CTTTGAAACTTTACACATTTAACGAACAAACAAAGATTTGGGAACAAGTCTCTGGTTCCTGGGTCGATACTCCAAACAATATTGTCTCTGGCACACTTACCCATCTTAGCCTCATTGCTCCTCTTGGTGTGATATCCTTTGCAGAAAATAATAATAATGCCTTTGCCTATCCTAATCCATGGAGGAAAAATAAAGATGAAAGATATATTTACTTTGGCAATATAAGTGAAGACTCTGTGATTAGAATTTATAACATTGTAGGTGAATTGATAGATGAAGTAGAGGTAAAAGAATATCCTCAAAGATGGGATGTTGTAAGTAAAGACATTGCTTCAGACATCTATCTCTATACAGTCACAGGAGGCAAAGGTGGAAAGAAGGTAGGGAAGATAGGGATAATAAAGTAGGGTTAATTGAAGGATATTTTTCGTCGTGAATTTTTCGACCTGTGCGGTTAGAAATTAGCAGGAATGATGGGATAAGGATATAAAGGTAGAAGTGTGATATGTCCCCCGCTGGCGGGGGATTAAGGGGGTGGCAAAGGATACCAGTTTCGCAGGCAAAGACCTGTCCTAAATTATATAGCTGATTTTATGTGTAAGGGATTAAAACTTATAATCGAAGTAGATGGATTGACTCATCATTGTGAAAAAACAGTGATAAAAGATAAGGAGAAGGATTTGATTAAAGCAGGGTTTAAGGTATTAAGGTTTTCTGATGAGGATGTATTAAATAGGATTGATGAAGTTACCCAGACTATTGAGATGGTTATAGACAGGAATTCACCTCCTAACCCCCGCCAGCGGGGGAGATCCTAACCGCACAGGTGGGAATTTTGCAAAAAAAGCATCGTAAAAAAAATAGGTAACCATTCAGTCCTGTGAGGGAAGGAAGAGCCTATCGGATAAAAAGGGAAGTAAAAAGTGGAAATACACATCCCTAATCCCTCTCAATAGGGGAACACTGTGGGTGAAGGGAAAATTCGAGGTGTGTGAAGACTAATAAAATCAACGCTCAATTTTATCCCAGAGCGTTACCTACTTTAAAGGAGGCAACTAAATGTCACAACTTAACGATATACAAGTATTTTCTGGGAATGCTAATCCAGAATTAACCAGAGAAATATGTGATTATTTGCAAATACCAGTTGGAGATATAGAAGTAAGTTCATTTGCCGATGGAGAGACCTGTGTTCATATCAATGAAAATGTTCGAGGAAAGGATGTTTTTGTTATTCAGCCTACCTCTCCACCAGGAAATCAAAACATAATGGAACTTTTAATAATGATTGATGCCTTTAGTCGGTCATCGGCGAAACGGATTACTGCGGTCATACCTTACTATGGTTATGCTCGTCAGGATAGAAAGGTTCAACCACGGGTGCCAATTAGTTCTAAGTTAGTTGCAAATCTCATTGTTGTGGCGGGCACAGATAGGGTTTTGACCGTCGACCTTCATGTTGGACAGATACAGGGTTTTTTTGACATACCGGTTGATAATCTATTTGCCACACCAGTCATCGTCGAATATTTCAAGAAAAAGGAAATAAAAGATTTAGTTTTAGTTTCTCCGGACCCTGGTGGTGTCGAGCGAGCACGAGCACTTGCCAGTAAACTCAATGCCTCTATTGCTATTATTGATAAACGACGACAAACCAAAAATAAGGCTGAGGTAATGAATGTTATTGGTGAGGTTGAGGATAAAAATTTAATTATCCTCGATGATATAATTGATACCGCTGGCACATTAACCGAGGCAACTAATGCCTTGAAACAAAAGGGGGCATTAGATATATATGCCTGTGCTACTCATCCAGTATTATCTGGTCCAGCAATTGAACGAATTAATAATTCACCGATTAAAGAGGTGGTGGTAACCAATACTATCCCACTAAGAGAAAAAGCAGAAAAAACTAATAAAATTACAGTGCTCTCTGTGGCGAAACTCTTAGGTGAGGCAATAAAAAGAACTCATCAAGAATCCTCAGTTAGC
Proteins encoded:
- a CDS encoding ribose-phosphate pyrophosphokinase — translated: MSQLNDIQVFSGNANPELTREICDYLQIPVGDIEVSSFADGETCVHINENVRGKDVFVIQPTSPPGNQNIMELLIMIDAFSRSSAKRITAVIPYYGYARQDRKVQPRVPISSKLVANLIVVAGTDRVLTVDLHVGQIQGFFDIPVDNLFATPVIVEYFKKKEIKDLVLVSPDPGGVERARALASKLNASIAIIDKRRQTKNKAEVMNVIGEVEDKNLIILDDIIDTAGTLTEATNALKQKGALDIYACATHPVLSGPAIERINNSPIKEVVVTNTIPLREKAEKTNKITVLSVAKLLGEAIKRTHQESSVSSLFI